From Erigeron canadensis isolate Cc75 chromosome 8, C_canadensis_v1, whole genome shotgun sequence, one genomic window encodes:
- the LOC122578275 gene encoding CBBY-like protein — protein sequence MASIIIPSTSSAFCSNKTSCHHITTYKLKPTLLLPSSINGKQLSIQSSVSKLIGTSRNFSFKCSAVDSSAVVPSALLFDCDGVLVDTEKDGHRVSFNDTFAEKELGVTWDVDLYGELLKIGGGKERMTAYFNQTGWPENAPKGEQERKEFIASLHKRKTELFMVLIEKKLLPLRPGVAKLIDQAFAKGVQVAVCSTSNEKAVSAIVSFLLGPERAAKIQIFAGDVVPRKKPDPAIYNLAATTLGVEPSRCVVVEDSGIGLAAAKAAGMTCIVTKSGYTADEDFANADAVFDCIGDPPEEQFDLAFCSSLLQKQYA from the exons ATGGCATCAATCATCATTCCTTCAACATCCTCTGCTTTTTGCTCCAACAAGACATCATGTCACCATATCACAACATATAAACTCAAACCCACATTGCTTTTACCATCTTCTATTAATGGCAAACAACTTTCAATCCAATCATCAGTCTCCAAGTTAATTGGAACATCAAGAAACTTTAGCTTCAAATGTTCGGCAGTTGACTCATCAGCTGTTGTTCCTTCAGCTCTTCTTTTCGACTGCGATGGAGTGCTCGTTGATACCGAGAAAGACGGCCATCGTGTCTCGTTCAATGACACGTTTGCAGAA AAAGAATTGGGTGTAACATGGGATGTAGACTTGTATGGTGAATTGCTAAAAATTGGTGGTGGAAAAGAAAG AATGACAGCTTACTTCAACCAAACCGGTTGGCCAGAAAACGCGCCAAAAGGTGAACAAGAAAGGAAGGAGTTTATAGCTTCACTTCACAAGCGAAAAACCGAGCTTTTTATGGTCCTTATTGAGAAGAAGTTGTTGCCTCTTCGTCCTGGAGTTGCAAA ATTGATTGATCAGGCTTTTGCAAAAGGTGTGCAAGTTGCCGTGTGCAGTACTTCTAATGAAAAGGCG GTGTCTGCTATAGTCTCATTTCTTTTGGGACCTGAACGAGCGGCAAAGATACAAATATTTGCAGGAGATGTGGTTCCTCGTAAAAAGCCTGATCCA GCGATTTACAACTTAGCAGCCACCACATTGGGCGTTGAACCTTCAAG GTGCGTGGTGGTCGAAGACAGTGGCATAGGCCTTGCAGCTGCAAAAGCAGCTGGAATGACATGCATTGTCACAAAAAGCGG TTACACAGCGGATGAAGACTTTGCAAATGCCGATGCAGTTTTTGACTGCATTGGGGATCCACCAGAAGAGCAATTTGATCTTGCATTCTGTAGCAGCCTTCTTCAAAAACAATATGCCTAG
- the LOC122579398 gene encoding probable phosphopantothenoylcysteine decarboxylase isoform X1 produces MMWLRPSGCYVMASAEPSDAVIREPMQVINGTRKPRILLAASGSVAAIKFANLCSCFSDWAEVKAVATQAALHFIDQASLPKDMVLYTDEHEWSNWSKIGDTVLHIELRRWADVMVIAPLSANTLGKIAGGLCDNLLTSIVRAWDYEKPIFVAPAMNTFMWTNPFTERHLMSIDELGITLIPPVSKRLACGDYGNGAMAEPSLIFSTVRLFLESQPIAGTT; encoded by the exons atgatgtggttgcGCCCGTCCGGATGCTAT GTAATGGCTTCTGCTGAACCTTCAGATGCAGTAATTAGGGAGCCGATGCAAGTCATTAACGGTACTAGGAAACCCAGAATTCTTCTGGCAGCAAGTGGAAGTGTGGCTGCCATAAAGTTTGCGAACCTCTGCAGCTGTTTTTCAGATTGGGCAGAGGTTAAAGCCGTTGCCACACAAGCCGCTTTACATTTCATTGATCAAGCATCACTTCCTAAGGATATGGTTCTTTATACCGATGAACATGAATGGTCAAATTGGTCAAAGATAGGAGATACCGTGCTCCATATAGAGCTTCGTCGTTGGGCTGATGTTATGGTCATTGCCCCGTTATCAGCAAATACTCTTGGGAAG ATAGCTGGTGGACTGTGTGACAACTTGCTGACTAGCATCGTTCGGGCGTGGGATTATGAAAAACCGATTTTTGTGGCTCCAGCTATGAACACCTTTATGTGGACGAATCCTTTCACAGAAAGGCATCTTATGTCAATAGATGAACTCGGAATCACTCTTATACCACCTGTGTCAAAGAGGCTTGCTTGTGGGGACTATGGAAATGGTGCAATGGCTGAACCGTCTCTCATCTTCTCAACAGTAAGACTCTTCCTGGAGTCTCAACCAATTGCAGGTACCACTTAG
- the LOC122579398 gene encoding probable phosphopantothenoylcysteine decarboxylase isoform X2, with the protein MASAEPSDAVIREPMQVINGTRKPRILLAASGSVAAIKFANLCSCFSDWAEVKAVATQAALHFIDQASLPKDMVLYTDEHEWSNWSKIGDTVLHIELRRWADVMVIAPLSANTLGKILKVPFNKYKKIAGGLCDNLLTSIVRAWDYEKPIFVAPAMNTFMWTNPFTERHLMSIDELGITLIPPVSKRLACGDYGNGAMAEPSLIFSTVRLFLESQPIAGTT; encoded by the exons ATGGCTTCTGCTGAACCTTCAGATGCAGTAATTAGGGAGCCGATGCAAGTCATTAACGGTACTAGGAAACCCAGAATTCTTCTGGCAGCAAGTGGAAGTGTGGCTGCCATAAAGTTTGCGAACCTCTGCAGCTGTTTTTCAGATTGGGCAGAGGTTAAAGCCGTTGCCACACAAGCCGCTTTACATTTCATTGATCAAGCATCACTTCCTAAGGATATGGTTCTTTATACCGATGAACATGAATGGTCAAATTGGTCAAAGATAGGAGATACCGTGCTCCATATAGAGCTTCGTCGTTGGGCTGATGTTATGGTCATTGCCCCGTTATCAGCAAATACTCTTGGGAAG ATCCTCAAAGTACCTTTCAACAAATACAAAAAG ATAGCTGGTGGACTGTGTGACAACTTGCTGACTAGCATCGTTCGGGCGTGGGATTATGAAAAACCGATTTTTGTGGCTCCAGCTATGAACACCTTTATGTGGACGAATCCTTTCACAGAAAGGCATCTTATGTCAATAGATGAACTCGGAATCACTCTTATACCACCTGTGTCAAAGAGGCTTGCTTGTGGGGACTATGGAAATGGTGCAATGGCTGAACCGTCTCTCATCTTCTCAACAGTAAGACTCTTCCTGGAGTCTCAACCAATTGCAGGTACCACTTAG